The Hydrogenobacter thermophilus TK-6 genome window below encodes:
- a CDS encoding AMP-binding protein: MEVDLKKGTVVPRLRERGKTALIHKAKSITYRELIENIKSFAYLLDVAPGDKVAIISENRPEWVYALFAVWQRGAIAVPIDFMSSPQEIEYILKETEPSAIFFSQSTRAHLLKALENSDKFPQLFEFDSIALPEKKLEHFFQLSLHDTALILYTSGTTGEPKGVMLSFKNLLSNIKAIEKLQIATERDITLALLPFHHSYPLMVTLLVPLYIGATVVFLEKLSSEELIKALKDYKVTILVGVPRLYQLMQKKVQERISTNPLASILFKLSAYLPKALRKWLFWKVHQSLGGHIRFLVSGGAKLPIDTACFFDRLGFTVIEGYGLTETSPIVSFNPPHRVKLGSVGVPIEEVYVKIAQDGEIMVRGVNVMQGYFKKPQETEKAFKDGWLLTGDLGYMDEDGYLYITGRKKEVIVLAGGKNINPEEIENLILSKSDLIKEVGVLEVDGFLHALILPDMEKAKKMGILNVREYIKWTVLDRVNRELPEWKRITGFKLTSRELPKTRLGKIRRFLLPRLYSEEEKVKEEKLQMPSTKEWEVLSDYLFRLSGRKVSPSDHIEIDLGLDSLAKVELISFIESAFGVKIDEEELLSHSLIHELVSLISEKKEKIEIAQVDWGTILRSAPPYRLEHYPLVFGLGRLLLLLFFKFYNRLEVKNSEYLPNPPFILASNHASYLDGFVLAASLPHSMAQNTYFLGEEAYFRNPITSTFGRLAHVITVNLDKKLKESLQKTAWALRLGKAVVIFPEGARTRDGKLLPFKKGFAVLSKELNVPVLPVALVGTYDSMSLRDRFPKPKKIKVIFGKPIHPEGRSYEQIVEETRRSIEELMREGR; the protein is encoded by the coding sequence ATGGAAGTTGACCTGAAGAAAGGTACGGTGGTCCCAAGGCTGAGGGAAAGGGGTAAAACTGCCCTAATACACAAAGCTAAAAGCATCACCTACAGAGAGCTGATAGAAAATATAAAATCCTTCGCTTACCTTTTGGATGTAGCGCCAGGAGATAAGGTTGCCATAATTTCAGAAAACCGCCCCGAGTGGGTCTATGCCTTATTTGCTGTGTGGCAAAGAGGAGCTATAGCAGTTCCCATAGACTTTATGTCATCACCTCAAGAAATTGAATACATCTTAAAAGAGACAGAACCCTCTGCCATTTTCTTCTCGCAAAGCACCCGTGCCCACCTGCTTAAAGCCCTTGAGAACTCAGATAAATTTCCCCAGCTTTTTGAATTTGACAGCATAGCTCTGCCCGAGAAAAAGCTTGAACACTTTTTTCAGCTAAGTCTTCACGATACAGCTCTTATTCTCTATACCTCTGGAACCACAGGAGAGCCAAAAGGTGTGATGCTAAGCTTTAAAAACCTTCTCTCTAACATAAAAGCAATAGAAAAACTCCAGATAGCCACTGAAAGAGATATAACTCTTGCCTTGCTACCCTTTCATCACTCTTACCCCCTTATGGTAACCTTGCTGGTGCCTCTTTATATAGGTGCAACGGTGGTTTTTTTGGAAAAGCTCAGCTCAGAGGAGCTTATAAAGGCTTTAAAGGATTATAAAGTAACCATCTTGGTGGGAGTCCCAAGGCTTTACCAGCTTATGCAAAAGAAAGTGCAAGAGAGAATAAGCACGAACCCTTTAGCGTCAATACTTTTTAAACTTTCTGCTTATCTACCAAAGGCTTTAAGGAAGTGGCTGTTTTGGAAGGTTCATCAGAGCTTGGGCGGACACATAAGATTTTTGGTAAGCGGAGGTGCCAAGCTACCTATAGATACAGCTTGCTTTTTTGATAGACTCGGCTTTACCGTCATAGAAGGCTATGGACTTACCGAAACCTCACCCATAGTCTCTTTTAATCCTCCTCACAGAGTAAAGCTTGGTTCTGTTGGAGTACCTATAGAGGAAGTGTATGTAAAGATAGCGCAGGATGGTGAGATTATGGTGCGTGGTGTGAATGTGATGCAAGGCTACTTCAAAAAGCCTCAGGAGACAGAAAAAGCCTTCAAAGATGGCTGGCTTCTCACAGGGGACCTAGGATACATGGACGAAGACGGTTATCTTTACATCACGGGCAGGAAGAAGGAGGTCATAGTTCTGGCAGGTGGGAAAAATATAAACCCAGAGGAGATAGAAAACCTTATACTCAGCAAAAGCGACCTTATAAAAGAGGTGGGTGTTCTGGAAGTGGATGGCTTTTTGCACGCTCTTATACTTCCTGACATGGAGAAGGCAAAAAAGATGGGTATTCTCAATGTAAGGGAGTATATAAAGTGGACTGTCCTAGACAGAGTAAACAGGGAGCTTCCCGAGTGGAAGAGAATAACAGGCTTTAAACTCACCAGCAGGGAGCTTCCCAAAACAAGGCTGGGAAAGATAAGAAGGTTCCTGCTTCCCAGACTATACTCTGAAGAAGAAAAGGTCAAAGAGGAAAAACTGCAAATGCCAAGCACAAAAGAGTGGGAAGTGCTTTCTGATTACCTGTTTAGGCTATCTGGCAGGAAGGTAAGCCCTTCGGACCACATTGAGATAGACTTAGGTCTTGATTCTCTCGCAAAGGTTGAGCTCATAAGCTTCATAGAGAGCGCTTTCGGTGTGAAGATTGATGAGGAGGAGCTTTTAAGTCATAGCCTAATCCATGAGCTTGTAAGTCTCATCTCGGAAAAAAAGGAAAAAATTGAAATAGCTCAAGTGGATTGGGGAACAATCCTCAGGTCCGCACCACCTTACAGGCTGGAGCACTACCCTCTTGTCTTTGGATTGGGACGCTTGCTTTTGCTTCTCTTTTTCAAGTTTTATAACAGGCTGGAGGTGAAAAACTCGGAGTATCTTCCCAATCCCCCCTTCATTTTGGCATCCAATCATGCCAGCTATCTTGATGGTTTTGTACTGGCTGCATCTCTGCCCCATAGCATGGCTCAAAACACTTACTTTTTGGGAGAAGAGGCTTACTTTAGAAATCCTATTACATCCACTTTTGGAAGATTGGCACATGTTATCACAGTGAATTTGGACAAAAAGCTCAAAGAGTCTCTCCAGAAAACTGCATGGGCTTTGAGGCTTGGAAAGGCTGTAGTTATATTCCCCGAAGGTGCAAGAACTCGCGATGGCAAACTCTTACCCTTTAAAAAGGGCTTTGCAGTGCTAAGCAAGGAGCTAAATGTTCCTGTCTTGCCTGTTGCTCTGGTGGGAACCTATGACTCCATGTCTCTTAGAGACAGATTCCCAAAGCCTAAGAAGATAAAGGTTATTTTTGGAAAGCCCATACATCCAGAAGGCAGGTCCTACGAGCAGATAGTAGAAGAGACCAGAAGGAGCATAGAAGAGTTGATGAGGGAAGGCAGATGA
- a CDS encoding acyl-CoA thioesterase, whose amino-acid sequence MKHTYVRRVQFYETDAQGIVHHSNYFKYFEEARGDLLRSVGLAYSQLRKEGYEVVLLEAFCKYKKPLVYDEEVHIEVSLTHMDRFTFSFDYRVVVQRELRATAYTKHCLLKNSKLYSIPDKIKEVLTYGRKDT is encoded by the coding sequence ATGAAGCACACATATGTAAGGAGGGTACAGTTTTATGAAACGGATGCTCAGGGCATCGTACACCACTCTAACTATTTTAAATACTTTGAGGAGGCAAGGGGGGATCTTCTTCGCAGTGTAGGACTTGCTTATTCTCAGCTCAGAAAGGAGGGCTACGAAGTTGTACTTTTGGAAGCCTTCTGCAAGTATAAAAAACCCCTTGTTTATGATGAGGAGGTGCACATAGAAGTCTCTCTCACACACATGGATAGGTTTACCTTCTCCTTTGATTACAGGGTGGTTGTCCAGAGAGAGCTTAGAGCTACAGCTTATACCAAGCACTGCCTTCTCAAAAACTCAAAGCTATACTCTATTCCTGATAAAATAAAGGAAGTTTTGACCTATGGAAGAAAAGACACTTAA
- a CDS encoding MFS transporter gives MEEKTLKKRAYRIVLLFGIVSLLADLTYEGARSIVGPYMSLLGASAFAVSFIAGLGEFVGYALRLVFGYLADRTRLYWGITITGYLINLFSVPLLALAPSWQWAGFLLLLERMGKSVRAPSRDALLSFATKRMGHGLGFGVHEFFDQIGALSGPLLVSAVMFLTGNYRLAFALLGVPAFMALLTLIYTRISYTESVKKDAEEERDQLKSTFFLYILASSLVAMGYADFALMAYHIKTSALLPDGWVPLLYAAAMGVDAIFALLFGVLFDRIGFYALMLGVLLASPFSLFAFSLSVPAVCIGIALWGLGMGIQESIMRSAIAKLTPPQARGKAFGIFHFFYGLFWFIGSAILGYLYQVSLAYLMTFSVLCQIISLVPLFILSKRVSATYRSSG, from the coding sequence ATGGAAGAAAAGACACTTAAAAAGAGAGCTTACAGAATAGTTCTCCTTTTTGGAATAGTTAGCCTTCTTGCAGACCTGACTTACGAAGGAGCCAGGTCTATCGTAGGTCCTTACATGTCTCTGCTCGGGGCTTCGGCTTTTGCGGTGAGTTTTATTGCTGGTTTGGGTGAGTTTGTAGGGTATGCTCTGAGACTGGTCTTTGGCTATTTGGCAGACAGAACGAGACTTTACTGGGGTATTACCATAACGGGCTATCTTATAAACCTATTTTCTGTGCCGCTGTTGGCTCTGGCTCCCAGTTGGCAGTGGGCAGGTTTTCTACTTCTTTTGGAAAGGATGGGAAAATCTGTAAGAGCGCCATCAAGGGATGCTCTTCTTTCCTTTGCTACCAAAAGGATGGGACACGGTTTAGGTTTTGGCGTGCATGAGTTTTTTGATCAGATAGGTGCTTTATCGGGTCCACTTTTGGTAAGTGCTGTTATGTTCCTTACTGGAAATTACCGCCTTGCCTTTGCTCTTCTGGGTGTTCCTGCCTTCATGGCTCTTCTGACACTCATATACACTAGAATAAGCTACACAGAGAGTGTAAAGAAGGACGCAGAGGAGGAGCGGGATCAGCTAAAATCTACATTTTTTCTGTATATACTTGCCTCCTCCCTTGTGGCAATGGGCTATGCAGACTTTGCCCTTATGGCTTATCACATCAAAACAAGCGCCCTACTGCCTGATGGCTGGGTACCTCTCCTTTATGCCGCAGCTATGGGGGTGGATGCCATCTTTGCCTTACTCTTTGGGGTACTATTTGACAGGATAGGTTTTTATGCTCTTATGTTAGGAGTGCTTCTCGCTTCGCCTTTTTCACTCTTTGCCTTTTCATTAAGTGTTCCAGCCGTGTGTATAGGCATAGCCTTGTGGGGTCTTGGTATGGGCATTCAGGAGTCCATCATGAGATCAGCCATAGCAAAACTCACCCCACCTCAGGCAAGGGGTAAAGCCTTTGGTATTTTTCATTTCTTTTACGGTCTCTTTTGGTTCATAGGAAGCGCCATCCTGGGCTATCTTTATCAAGTATCCTTAGCTTATCTTATGACGTTCTCAGTCCTCTGTCAGATCATCTCCTTAGTGCCTCTTTTCATCCTCTCTAAGAGGGTCTCCGCCACGTACAGGTCTTCAGGATAA
- the ispD gene encoding 2-C-methyl-D-erythritol 4-phosphate cytidylyltransferase: protein MISVILLSAGEGRRFGRKKQFVELAGKPIYLHSLEKVIGRFEDILLVLPEEDIERVKVPSGVRKVKGGKERQDSVLEGLLHAKGEIVVIHDCARPLADAKLFEKVCKLNDYHGKITAVPSRDTLKEVAGHMVIKTIDRSNVWLSQTPQAFVRKVLLECHFKARNEGFYATDDAALLERYGFKVGVVEGSFWNIKITYPEDLYVAETLLERMKRGTKEMI, encoded by the coding sequence ATGATCAGCGTTATCCTGCTATCTGCGGGGGAAGGAAGGCGCTTTGGAAGAAAGAAGCAGTTTGTAGAGCTTGCAGGCAAGCCTATCTATCTTCATTCCCTTGAAAAGGTAATAGGCAGGTTTGAAGATATTCTGCTGGTGCTTCCAGAGGAAGACATAGAGAGAGTAAAGGTGCCTTCGGGCGTCCGGAAGGTGAAGGGAGGGAAAGAAAGGCAGGATTCGGTACTGGAAGGCCTGCTACATGCTAAAGGTGAGATAGTTGTGATTCATGACTGTGCAAGACCCCTTGCGGATGCTAAACTCTTTGAAAAAGTCTGTAAGCTAAATGATTATCACGGAAAGATCACCGCAGTACCTTCAAGAGACACCCTTAAAGAGGTGGCAGGTCATATGGTAATAAAAACCATAGACAGGAGCAATGTGTGGCTTTCCCAGACTCCACAGGCTTTTGTTAGAAAGGTGCTACTTGAGTGCCACTTTAAGGCAAGGAATGAAGGCTTTTATGCAACGGATGATGCTGCTCTTTTGGAAAGGTACGGCTTTAAGGTAGGAGTAGTGGAAGGCTCTTTCTGGAACATAAAGATCACTTATCCTGAAGACCTGTACGTGGCGGAGACCCTCTTAGAGAGGATGAAAAGAGGCACTAAGGAGATGATCTGA
- a CDS encoding RNA methyltransferase, producing the protein MINQNVFIALLHYPALDRHGKIIVTSFTTMDLHDIARPSRAYEINTYYIVQPVDGQRLVIKKQLDYWLSEEGKRTNPTRNEIVQLVKLMYTFEEVVEDITNIRGKRPVIVGTDARNYPNAVSYEFLRREIENRDRDFLIVFGTGYGIPPDLMATFDYVLEPIYGAGDWNHLSVRNAVAIILDRLLSKNRC; encoded by the coding sequence ATGATAAACCAAAATGTTTTTATAGCTCTTCTACACTATCCGGCTTTAGACAGACACGGTAAGATAATAGTCACATCTTTCACGACTATGGACCTTCACGACATTGCAAGACCATCAAGAGCCTACGAGATAAACACCTACTACATAGTTCAGCCGGTTGATGGTCAACGCCTTGTGATAAAAAAACAGCTGGATTACTGGCTTTCTGAAGAGGGTAAAAGGACAAATCCCACGCGGAACGAGATAGTGCAGCTTGTAAAGCTCATGTACACCTTTGAAGAAGTTGTGGAGGATATCACAAATATAAGAGGAAAAAGACCTGTGATAGTGGGGACTGATGCAAGAAACTACCCCAACGCGGTGTCTTACGAGTTTTTAAGAAGAGAGATAGAAAATAGAGACAGGGACTTTTTAATAGTTTTTGGAACAGGTTATGGCATTCCCCCGGACCTTATGGCTACCTTTGATTATGTGCTTGAACCCATATACGGTGCAGGCGACTGGAATCACCTCTCTGTGAGGAACGCAGTTGCTATAATTTTAGATAGACTTTTAAGCAAAAATAGGTGCTAA